In the Leishmania panamensis strain MHOM/PA/94/PSC-1 chromosome 30 sequence genome, one interval contains:
- a CDS encoding hypothetical protein (TriTrypDB/GeneDB-style sysID: LpmP.30.0340~partially sequenced multicopy gene) has translation GLTETREQALTALSSAGSKLAAAQTATATNTNLAPSSTADPGSSSATAPSAASKGSASGEAVIPTATAHPAAAPSWQHPQQVFSLGEDGEEEDLDLITYIPARVPRGTVVAESTPMAAEVALSASAAASSAAAVSTPERQRLPAPAPSPAVMASPKLVSSPTSSAAPAAAMEANRASAALIAASIDAEFDELFGDLTVTPAAATRAVNSPPS, from the coding sequence GGGGCTCACGGAGACCCGCGAGCAGGCGTTGACAGCGCTATCCTCCGCGGGCAGCAAgcttgcagcagctcagACAGCAACGGCTACCAACACCAATTTAGCCCCCTCCTCTACAGCGGACCCTGGatcctcctctgccaccgctCCCTCCGCGGCATCGAAAGGCTCCGCGAGTGGCGAAGCAGTTATTCCAACAGCTACGGCTCAtcctgccgccgcaccgtcatggcagcacccgcagcagGTTTTCTCGCTGGGCGAGgacggcgaagaagaggatcTGGATCTCATCACGTACATCCCGGCTAGGGTGCCGCGAGGCACTGTGGTGGCGGAGTCGACACCGATGGCAGCCGAGGTGGCGCTTTCagcctctgcagcagcgtcctCGGCGGCTGCTGTCTCCACACCAGAACGGCAGCGCTTGCCCGCCCCCGCTCCGTCCCCTGCAGTGATGGCGTCGCCGAAGCTAGTGTCGTCTCCAAcatcctctgctgctccagcggcagccaTGGAGGCAAACAGAGCATCTGCAGCCCTAATCGCTGCGAGCATTGACGCCGAGTTTGATGAACTCTTCGGCGACCTAACCGTTACGCCTGCAGCCGCGACGCGTGCGGTGAACTCCCCGCCGTCGTAG